A window of Streptomyces sp. SAI-127 contains these coding sequences:
- a CDS encoding TIGR03960 family B12-binding radical SAM protein — protein sequence MPAEVAAAAESVFPQLEALLPHVQKPIQYVGGELNSTVKPWESCDVRWALMYPDAYEVGLPNQGVMILYEVLNEQEGVLAERTYSVWPDLEALMREHHVPQFTVDSHRPVGAFDVFGLSFSTELGYTNMLTALDLAGIPLESKDRTLDDPIVLAGGHAAFNPEPIADFIDAAIIGDGEQAVLDMTKIIREWKAEGRPGGREEVLFRLAKTGSVYIPAFYDVEYLPDGRIARVVPNKSGVPWRVSKHTVMDLDEWPYPKQPLVPLAETVHERMSVEIFRGCTRGCRFCQAGMITRPVRERSITGIGDMVEKGLKATGFEEVGLLSLSSADHSEIGDIAKGLADRYEEDKIGLSLPSTRVDAFNVDLANELTRNGRRSGLTFAPEGGSERMRKVINKMVSEEDLIRTVSTAYGNGWRQVKLYFMCGLPTETDEDVLQIADMATKVIAEGRKVSGQNDIRCTVSIGGFVPKPHTPFQWAPQLSAEETDARLAKLRDKIRGDKKYGRSIGFRYHDGKPGIVEGLLSRGDRRIGAVIRAVYEDGGRFDGWREHFSYDRWMACADKTLPAFGVDVDWYTTREKTYEEVLPWDHLDSGLDKDWLWEDWQDALDETEVEDCRWTPCFDCGVCPQLDTHIQIGPTGKKLLPLTVKNAAPAPGGHSH from the coding sequence ATGCCTGCCGAAGTCGCTGCGGCCGCAGAGTCTGTGTTTCCGCAGCTCGAAGCTCTGCTCCCGCATGTGCAGAAGCCGATCCAGTACGTCGGCGGAGAGCTCAACTCCACCGTCAAGCCGTGGGAGTCCTGTGACGTCCGCTGGGCACTGATGTACCCGGACGCGTACGAGGTCGGTCTGCCCAACCAGGGCGTCATGATCCTCTACGAGGTCCTGAACGAACAGGAGGGGGTCCTCGCCGAGCGCACCTACAGCGTGTGGCCGGACCTGGAGGCGCTGATGCGGGAGCACCACGTCCCGCAGTTCACGGTGGACAGCCACCGGCCCGTGGGCGCCTTCGACGTGTTCGGCCTGTCCTTCTCCACGGAGCTGGGCTACACCAACATGCTGACGGCGCTGGACCTGGCGGGCATCCCGCTGGAATCCAAGGACCGTACGCTCGACGACCCGATCGTGCTGGCCGGCGGCCATGCGGCCTTCAACCCCGAGCCGATCGCGGACTTCATCGACGCGGCGATCATCGGCGACGGCGAGCAGGCCGTGCTCGACATGACGAAGATCATCCGTGAGTGGAAGGCGGAGGGCCGGCCGGGCGGCCGCGAGGAGGTCCTCTTCCGCCTCGCGAAGACGGGCTCGGTGTACATCCCCGCGTTCTACGACGTCGAGTACCTCCCGGACGGCCGTATCGCCCGCGTCGTACCGAACAAGTCGGGTGTCCCGTGGCGTGTGTCGAAGCACACCGTCATGGACCTGGACGAGTGGCCGTACCCCAAGCAGCCCCTCGTCCCCCTGGCGGAGACGGTCCACGAACGCATGTCGGTCGAGATCTTCCGCGGCTGCACCCGCGGCTGCCGTTTCTGCCAGGCGGGCATGATCACCCGCCCGGTCCGCGAGCGCTCGATCACGGGCATCGGCGACATGGTGGAGAAGGGCCTGAAGGCGACGGGCTTCGAGGAGGTGGGTCTTCTCTCGCTCTCGTCGGCGGACCACTCGGAGATCGGCGACATCGCGAAGGGCCTGGCGGACCGGTACGAGGAGGACAAGATCGGCCTGTCCCTCCCCTCCACCCGCGTCGACGCCTTCAACGTGGACCTGGCGAACGAACTGACGCGCAACGGCCGCCGCTCGGGCCTGACCTTCGCCCCCGAGGGCGGCTCCGAGCGCATGCGCAAGGTCATCAACAAGATGGTCTCGGAAGAGGACCTGATCAGGACGGTCTCCACGGCGTACGGCAACGGCTGGCGCCAGGTGAAGCTGTACTTCATGTGCGGCCTGCCGACGGAGACCGACGAGGACGTCCTCCAGATCGCGGACATGGCGACGAAGGTGATCGCCGAGGGCCGCAAGGTCTCCGGCCAGAACGACATCCGCTGCACGGTCTCGATCGGCGGCTTCGTCCCCAAGCCCCACACGCCCTTCCAGTGGGCCCCGCAGCTCTCGGCGGAGGAGACGGACGCCCGCCTGGCGAAGCTCCGCGACAAGATCCGCGGCGACAAGAAGTACGGCCGCTCGATCGGCTTCCGCTACCACGACGGCAAGCCCGGCATCGTGGAAGGCCTGCTGTCGAGGGGTGACCGGCGGATCGGTGCCGTGATCCGCGCCGTCTACGAGGACGGCGGCCGCTTCGACGGCTGGCGGGAGCACTTCTCCTACGACCGCTGGATGGCCTGCGCCGACAAGACGCTGCCCGCCTTCGGCGTGGACGTCGACTGGTACACCACCCGCGAGAAGACGTACGAAGAAGTCCTCCCCTGGGACCACCTCGACTCCGGCCTCGACAAGGACTGGCTCTGGGAGGACTGGCAGGACGCCCTCGACGAGACGGAGGTCGAGGACTGCCGGTGGACGCCTTGCTTCGACTGCGGGGTGTGTCCGCAGCTGGACACGCACATCCAAATCGGCCCGACCGGCAAGAAGTTGCTGCCTCTGACGGTCAAGAACGCTGCGCCGGCGCCTGGTGGGCACTCGCACTGA
- a CDS encoding GNAT family N-acetyltransferase, giving the protein MPQLTPPDVRFHASYLDAVREFTEAGLDPAVLESGETGPYGRTWGEPAGFAAFVEMLRAESERPRRRDWVPMTNLWYVEEDTFLGRLSIRHRLTPHLLELGGHIGYVVRPGARRRGHATAMLAAALPVCRQLGIDRALVTCDADNTASRKVIEANGGEFEDRRGVKLRYWIRTGN; this is encoded by the coding sequence ATGCCGCAACTGACCCCGCCCGACGTCCGGTTCCACGCCTCCTACCTCGACGCGGTACGGGAGTTCACCGAGGCGGGCCTGGATCCGGCCGTGCTGGAGAGCGGGGAGACCGGACCGTACGGGAGGACGTGGGGGGAGCCGGCGGGGTTCGCGGCCTTCGTGGAGATGCTGCGTGCGGAGTCGGAACGACCGCGCAGGCGGGACTGGGTGCCGATGACGAACCTCTGGTACGTCGAGGAGGACACCTTCCTCGGCAGGCTCTCGATACGGCACCGGCTCACTCCGCATCTGCTGGAGCTCGGTGGCCACATCGGATACGTCGTGCGCCCCGGCGCCCGGCGACGGGGGCACGCCACCGCCATGCTCGCGGCCGCCCTGCCCGTCTGCCGTCAACTGGGCATCGACCGGGCCCTGGTCACCTGTGACGCCGACAACACCGCGTCTCGTAAGGTGATCGAGGCCAATGGCGGAGAATTCGAGGACCGGCGCGGCGTAAAGCTGCGGTACTGGATCCGTACGGGGAACTGA
- the mrdA gene encoding penicillin-binding protein 2 — protein sequence MTNIPETGRTPRVQIRLVVIQILVLSLLGTLGGRLWYLQIREGDEYAKEASGNHVQQVVDPAVRGSILDARGVPLADNETRLVVSASRTDLLKMNDDGKAVLAKLGKVLGMSAKEVMQKVRLCDAKTPQPCWNGSPYQPIPITDEATPKQALQIRERAEDFPGITAEPEAVRRYAAPAKSNAAQVLGYLSPVTDEEITKAQDTDSPYLRSDQVGRSGLERQYDKQLRGKAGVTRYEVDNLGRVIGQAEADAAQPGANLVTSIDARVQRVAEYELNDAMKEARKQFDDNTGENYKADSGAVVVMEAKTGRIVAMASNPTYDPNAWVGGISAKDYARLTGKKSNYPLLNRAIQGQSAPGSTFKVISTAAALEAGYDFNGNYPCTSSYSVGGQVFKNFESENFGPISLGRALEVSCDTVFYGLAHREWQKDGGINPKKGEPKDYFFKAAHQFGLGKETGIDLPNEVTGRVPDRQWKESYWKANKDGWCKTGKKDGDYVQKIAYENCLEGNKMRAGDEINYSIGQGDTLVTPIQMATIYAAIANGGTLYDPTVGKAIVSADGKAVDEIKPTSHGKLPISRTNLAKMDEALAGVATRGTAAWRFAQVGWPQDKIPMHAKTGTAEVYGKQTTSWFATYTKDYTVVMTISQGGTGSGASGPAVRNIYDALYGVSDDGTINKKNALLPTPEKSLPKVQTDGTIKSPKVPKDPAKDQRASQEGAPEPDETQQAATVNTPTTGNRDTRRRRRKRGSRRMLT from the coding sequence GTGACCAACATCCCCGAGACCGGGCGGACCCCACGGGTCCAGATCCGGCTCGTCGTGATCCAGATCCTCGTCCTCTCGCTCCTCGGCACCCTCGGCGGCCGCCTCTGGTACCTCCAGATCCGCGAAGGCGACGAGTACGCCAAGGAAGCCTCCGGAAACCACGTCCAGCAGGTCGTCGACCCCGCGGTGCGCGGCTCGATCCTGGACGCCCGCGGAGTGCCCCTCGCGGACAACGAGACCCGGCTGGTGGTCTCCGCCTCCCGCACCGACCTGCTGAAGATGAACGACGACGGCAAGGCCGTCCTCGCCAAGCTGGGCAAGGTCCTCGGCATGTCCGCCAAGGAGGTCATGCAGAAGGTCCGGCTGTGCGACGCGAAGACACCCCAGCCCTGCTGGAACGGCTCGCCGTACCAGCCGATCCCCATCACCGACGAGGCCACCCCCAAGCAGGCCCTGCAGATCCGCGAGCGCGCCGAGGACTTCCCCGGCATCACCGCCGAACCCGAGGCCGTGCGCCGCTATGCCGCCCCTGCCAAGTCCAACGCCGCCCAGGTCCTCGGTTACCTCTCGCCGGTCACCGACGAGGAGATCACCAAGGCCCAGGACACCGACTCGCCCTACCTGCGCTCCGACCAGGTCGGCCGCTCGGGCCTGGAGCGCCAGTACGACAAGCAACTGCGCGGCAAGGCCGGCGTCACCCGCTACGAGGTCGACAACCTCGGCCGCGTCATCGGCCAGGCCGAGGCCGACGCGGCCCAGCCCGGCGCCAACCTCGTCACCAGCATCGACGCCCGCGTCCAGCGCGTCGCCGAGTACGAACTGAACGACGCGATGAAGGAAGCCCGCAAGCAGTTCGACGACAACACCGGCGAGAACTACAAGGCCGACTCGGGCGCGGTCGTCGTCATGGAGGCCAAGACCGGCCGCATCGTCGCCATGGCGTCCAACCCGACCTACGACCCCAACGCCTGGGTCGGCGGCATCTCCGCCAAGGACTACGCCAGGCTCACCGGCAAGAAGTCCAACTACCCCCTGCTCAACAGGGCCATACAGGGTCAGTCCGCGCCCGGCTCCACCTTCAAGGTGATCTCCACGGCCGCCGCACTCGAAGCCGGCTACGACTTCAACGGCAACTACCCCTGCACGAGTTCGTACTCGGTCGGCGGTCAGGTCTTCAAGAACTTCGAGTCGGAGAACTTCGGCCCCATCTCGCTCGGCCGGGCCCTCGAGGTCTCCTGCGACACCGTCTTCTACGGCCTCGCCCACAGGGAATGGCAGAAGGACGGCGGGATCAACCCGAAGAAGGGCGAGCCCAAGGACTACTTCTTCAAGGCCGCCCACCAGTTCGGCCTCGGCAAGGAGACCGGCATCGACCTCCCCAACGAGGTCACCGGCCGTGTCCCCGACCGCCAGTGGAAGGAGTCGTACTGGAAGGCCAACAAGGACGGCTGGTGCAAGACCGGCAAGAAGGACGGCGACTACGTCCAGAAGATCGCGTACGAGAACTGCCTAGAGGGCAACAAGATGCGCGCCGGTGACGAGATCAACTACTCCATCGGCCAGGGCGACACCCTCGTCACCCCGATCCAGATGGCCACGATCTACGCGGCGATCGCCAACGGCGGCACCCTGTACGACCCGACCGTCGGCAAGGCCATCGTCAGCGCCGACGGCAAGGCGGTCGACGAGATCAAGCCCACCTCGCACGGCAAGCTGCCCATAAGCCGGACGAACCTGGCCAAGATGGACGAGGCCCTCGCCGGCGTCGCCACCCGCGGTACCGCCGCCTGGCGCTTCGCCCAGGTCGGCTGGCCCCAGGACAAGATCCCGATGCACGCCAAGACCGGTACCGCCGAGGTCTACGGCAAGCAGACGACGTCCTGGTTCGCCACGTACACCAAGGACTACACGGTCGTCATGACGATCTCCCAGGGTGGTACGGGCTCCGGCGCCTCGGGCCCCGCCGTCCGCAACATCTACGACGCGCTGTACGGCGTCTCCGACGACGGCACCATCAACAAGAAGAACGCACTGCTGCCGACCCCCGAGAAGAGCCTGCCGAAGGTCCAGACGGACGGGACCATCAAGTCCCCGAAGGTGCCCAAGGACCCGGCCAAGGACCAGCGGGCGAGCCAGGAGGGCGCGCCCGAGCCGGACGAGACACAGCAGGCGGCGACCGTGAACACGCCGACCACCGGGAACCGTGACACCCGGAGGCGGCGCCGCAAGAGGGGGAGCCGGAGGATGCTCACATGA
- a CDS encoding CYTH and CHAD domain-containing protein, with product MADTKREIERKYESDDSGLPDLTGVAGVEAVVDKGVAHLDATYYDTADERLVASSITLRRRTGGSDAGWHLKLPVSEGVRDEIRAPLSDTLPDELAALVRSRVRGVELLPVVRLRSDRDVRHLLDAQGRLLAEVSVDAVHAERLSGGVGDVQWTEIEVELADGGDPAFLDKVEKRLRKADVRPSASSSKLARALAETAPKKKSPVTADPVTAGDHVLAYVRAQRDAILELDPAVRQDAEDSVHSMRVATRRMRSTFKSYGTVLDRDVTDTIGDELKWLAGELGVDRDREVLAERLTAALDEVPKTLLHGPIAARLSTWAGDRPGGASARLIGVLDSRRYLALLDTLDALIADPPLLQAAGKKPHKVIAKAVRKDFRKVAGLVGQALELEPGTDRDAAIHEARKKTKRTRYAAEAARPVLGEPAKTMVKSMKSLQNLLGEHQDSVMARQTLRELSAVAHASGESAFTYGLLHGREEQRAAAVESELPGFWDGIRGVADGL from the coding sequence ATGGCGGATACAAAGCGGGAGATCGAGCGGAAGTACGAGTCCGACGACAGCGGCCTGCCCGATCTGACCGGAGTCGCCGGGGTCGAGGCCGTCGTCGACAAGGGCGTCGCGCATCTGGACGCCACTTACTACGACACGGCCGACGAACGCCTCGTGGCGTCCTCGATCACCCTGCGCCGCCGCACGGGCGGATCGGACGCGGGCTGGCACCTGAAGTTGCCCGTGTCCGAGGGCGTGCGCGACGAGATCCGGGCCCCGCTCTCCGACACCCTCCCCGACGAACTCGCCGCCCTGGTCCGCTCCCGGGTCAGGGGCGTCGAGCTGCTGCCCGTGGTCCGGCTGCGCTCCGACCGTGACGTGCGCCACCTCCTCGACGCGCAGGGGCGCTTGCTCGCCGAGGTCAGCGTGGACGCCGTGCACGCCGAGCGGCTCAGCGGAGGCGTCGGCGACGTCCAGTGGACCGAGATCGAGGTGGAGCTCGCCGACGGCGGCGACCCGGCCTTCCTCGACAAGGTCGAGAAGCGGCTGCGCAAGGCGGACGTACGGCCGTCCGCGTCCTCCTCGAAGCTGGCCCGGGCCCTCGCGGAGACGGCCCCCAAGAAGAAGAGCCCCGTCACAGCGGATCCGGTGACCGCCGGCGACCACGTCCTCGCGTACGTCCGCGCCCAGCGGGACGCGATCCTCGAGCTCGATCCGGCCGTCCGCCAGGACGCCGAGGACTCCGTGCACAGCATGCGCGTCGCCACCCGCCGGATGCGCAGCACCTTCAAGTCGTACGGCACCGTCCTCGACCGGGACGTCACCGACACGATCGGCGACGAGCTGAAGTGGCTGGCCGGCGAACTGGGCGTGGACCGGGACCGCGAGGTACTGGCCGAACGCCTGACCGCGGCTCTCGACGAGGTGCCGAAGACGCTGCTCCACGGTCCGATCGCCGCGCGGCTGAGCACATGGGCCGGTGACCGGCCCGGCGGGGCGAGCGCCCGGCTGATCGGCGTCCTGGACTCCCGGCGCTACCTCGCCCTGCTCGACACCCTGGACGCGCTGATCGCCGACCCGCCGCTGCTGCAGGCGGCCGGGAAGAAACCCCACAAGGTGATCGCCAAGGCCGTGCGGAAGGATTTCCGGAAGGTCGCCGGGCTCGTCGGGCAGGCGCTTGAGCTGGAGCCCGGAACCGACCGGGACGCCGCGATCCACGAGGCCCGCAAGAAGACCAAGCGCACCCGCTACGCGGCCGAAGCGGCCCGCCCGGTCCTCGGCGAGCCGGCCAAGACCATGGTCAAGTCCATGAAGTCGCTCCAGAACCTGCTGGGGGAGCACCAGGACAGCGTGATGGCCCGGCAGACCCTGCGCGAGCTGTCCGCGGTCGCCCACGCGTCGGGGGAGAGCGCCTTCACCTACGGGCTGCTCCACGGGCGTGAGGAGCAGCGGGCGGCGGCCGTGGAGTCGGAACTGCCCGGCTTCTGGGACGGGATCAGGGGCGTGGCGGACGGCCTGTGA
- a CDS encoding TIGR03936 family radical SAM-associated protein: MQRIRLRYTKRGRLRFTSHRDFQRAFERALRRAEVPMAYSAGFTPHPKVSYANAAPTGTGSEAEYLEIALTQARDPEKLRLLLDESLPAGLDVVDAVEARTSGLADRLTASVWELRLDGVDPAEAGRAVAAFNAAEAVEVQRTTKNGLRTFDARPAVVQLETHSEPADRPTDQPCAILRLVVRHVTPAVRPDDVLSGLRAVADLAPPVPAAVTRLAQGLLDEETGTVTDPLAPDREAVEARSTAEPTAAAKAPA; encoded by the coding sequence GTGCAGCGCATCCGACTGCGCTACACCAAGCGCGGCCGCCTCCGGTTCACCAGCCACCGTGACTTCCAGCGCGCCTTCGAGCGTGCGCTGCGCCGCGCCGAGGTGCCCATGGCGTACTCGGCGGGGTTCACGCCGCATCCGAAGGTGTCGTACGCCAATGCCGCACCCACCGGCACGGGCAGTGAGGCGGAGTACCTGGAGATCGCGCTCACGCAGGCGCGTGACCCGGAGAAGCTCCGGCTCCTTCTCGACGAGTCGCTGCCCGCCGGGCTCGACGTCGTCGACGCGGTCGAGGCCCGGACCTCGGGACTCGCCGACCGGCTCACCGCTTCCGTCTGGGAGCTCAGGCTGGACGGCGTGGACCCGGCAGAGGCCGGGCGCGCGGTCGCCGCGTTCAACGCCGCCGAGGCGGTCGAGGTCCAGCGCACCACCAAGAACGGCCTTCGGACCTTTGACGCCCGCCCCGCGGTCGTACAACTTGAAACGCACAGTGAACCTGCTGATAGGCCGACCGACCAGCCCTGTGCGATACTGCGGCTGGTTGTTCGGCACGTGACGCCTGCCGTTCGACCCGACGACGTCCTGTCCGGTCTCCGCGCCGTGGCCGACCTGGCGCCGCCGGTCCCCGCAGCGGTGACCAGGCTGGCGCAGGGGCTGCTCGATGAAGAGACCGGCACGGTGACCGACCCGCTCGCGCCCGACCGCGAGGCAGTGGAGGCCCGCTCAACGGCCGAACCGACTGCCGCCGCGAAGGCGCCGGCGTAA
- the mreC gene encoding rod shape-determining protein MreC has protein sequence MRDTRESRLLLVLLIAVAFALITVDIRGGEDSPVDGARQAAAAVFGPIEDSVSTAVNPVGNAVSAVRDSGERHDRLAALEKENAALKARLGSDDRNSSRLKQLDKMLKTAGEGQYGIKGAEVIAIGAAQGFSWTITVDVGANDGIRRDMTVLNGDGLVGRVTTVGPNTATVLLANDPDFTVGTRMEATDELGFASGQGDRPLRVELLNGKAEVKKGDRLVTFGSQADKPFVPGVPVGVVSRVDPSGGDLTRTLYVTPYVSFTKLDIVGVVVQAPKKDPRDTVLPAKPKPTPTPTVTVTVTPSANAPVDGEIQQEQ, from the coding sequence GTGAGGGACACACGAGAGAGCCGGCTGCTCCTGGTGCTGCTGATCGCCGTCGCGTTCGCGCTGATCACGGTCGACATCCGCGGCGGGGAGGACTCACCGGTCGACGGCGCCCGCCAGGCCGCGGCCGCCGTGTTCGGCCCGATCGAGGACAGTGTGTCGACCGCGGTCAATCCGGTCGGCAACGCCGTGTCGGCCGTCCGCGACTCCGGCGAGCGGCACGACCGGCTCGCCGCCTTGGAGAAGGAGAACGCGGCCCTCAAGGCGAGACTCGGCAGCGACGACCGCAACTCCAGCCGTCTCAAGCAGCTCGACAAGATGCTGAAGACCGCCGGCGAGGGTCAGTACGGCATCAAGGGCGCCGAGGTCATCGCCATAGGAGCGGCCCAGGGCTTCTCCTGGACGATCACCGTCGACGTCGGCGCCAACGACGGCATCCGGCGCGACATGACCGTCCTCAACGGCGACGGCCTGGTCGGCCGCGTCACCACCGTCGGCCCGAACACCGCCACCGTGCTCCTCGCCAACGACCCCGACTTCACCGTCGGTACCCGCATGGAGGCCACCGACGAACTCGGCTTCGCCTCCGGCCAGGGCGACCGTCCGCTGCGCGTCGAACTCCTCAACGGCAAGGCCGAGGTGAAGAAGGGCGACCGTCTGGTCACCTTCGGCTCGCAGGCCGACAAGCCCTTCGTCCCCGGCGTCCCGGTCGGCGTGGTCTCCCGCGTCGACCCCTCAGGCGGCGACCTCACCCGCACCCTCTACGTCACGCCGTACGTCAGCTTCACCAAGCTCGACATCGTCGGCGTCGTCGTCCAGGCCCCGAAGAAGGACCCGCGCGACACGGTGCTCCCGGCCAAACCGAAACCGACGCCCACGCCGACCGTGACGGTCACCGTCACCCCGTCCGCCAATGCGCCGGTCGACGGCGAGATCCAGCAAGAGCAGTAG
- the mreD gene encoding rod shape-determining protein MreD, with the protein MRVNRILLSSALVVVALVLQVSVLARLHLPGAVPDLLLLTVLGLALVYGHVGGALVGFGAGLLADLAPPADHAAGRYALVLCVIGYLAGLAKPENGRLKSATGPMVVVVAAAIGTTLLYAGVGALVGDTAARHVGLGSLLFTAALYDLLLAPFVVPGIMALARRAENDPLAEAGSAANSANISSGWLSSGTGLKIGGQRGGLGSLKTKARTRTARVGRIKGVKRL; encoded by the coding sequence ATGCGCGTCAACCGGATCCTGCTGTCCTCCGCCCTGGTCGTGGTCGCCCTGGTCCTCCAGGTGAGCGTCCTCGCCCGCCTCCACCTCCCGGGCGCCGTCCCCGATCTGCTGCTCCTCACCGTCCTCGGCCTGGCTCTCGTCTACGGCCATGTCGGCGGTGCCCTCGTCGGCTTCGGCGCCGGTCTCCTCGCCGACCTCGCCCCGCCCGCCGACCACGCGGCCGGCCGCTACGCCCTGGTGCTGTGCGTCATCGGCTACCTCGCCGGCCTCGCCAAACCGGAGAACGGCAGACTCAAGTCGGCCACCGGCCCCATGGTCGTCGTGGTCGCCGCCGCCATCGGCACCACCCTGCTCTACGCCGGTGTCGGCGCCCTCGTCGGCGACACCGCCGCCCGCCATGTCGGCCTCGGCAGCCTGCTGTTCACGGCCGCCCTGTACGACCTGCTGCTCGCCCCCTTCGTCGTCCCCGGCATCATGGCGCTCGCCCGGCGCGCCGAGAACGACCCGCTCGCCGAGGCCGGCTCCGCGGCCAACTCGGCGAACATCTCCTCCGGGTGGCTGTCCTCGGGCACCGGTCTGAAGATCGGCGGCCAGCGGGGCGGCCTCGGGAGCCTGAAGACGAAGGCCCGGACCCGGACCGCGCGGGTGGGCCGCATCAAGGGGGTCAAGCGGCTGTGA
- a CDS encoding TerD family protein produces the protein MITLTKEDGPADLDGVTHLSIGVSWDPSVGASGGVLGKLRQKKGTDLDLIAIAMHDGDPVRLAGLDSLDPIGNGSLLHSGDNQTGHGDGDDETVTVEFSKIPPHITSIVFVAAAYKKGSSFQKARNISFKVYDASGGSSQQVADIWPSMLTTDNGCAVAKAVRVGNTWKLEVINVTGKIKQGDQLALMRFAASK, from the coding sequence ATGATTACGCTTACGAAGGAAGACGGCCCCGCCGACCTGGACGGCGTGACCCATCTGTCCATAGGGGTCTCCTGGGACCCCAGCGTCGGCGCCAGCGGCGGAGTGCTCGGCAAGCTCCGCCAGAAGAAGGGCACCGACCTCGACCTCATCGCCATCGCGATGCACGACGGCGACCCGGTCCGCCTGGCGGGCCTCGACTCGCTCGACCCCATCGGCAACGGCTCCCTGCTGCACAGCGGCGACAACCAGACCGGCCACGGGGACGGCGACGACGAGACGGTCACCGTCGAGTTCTCGAAGATCCCGCCGCACATCACGTCGATCGTCTTCGTCGCCGCCGCCTACAAGAAGGGCAGCTCCTTCCAGAAGGCCCGCAACATCAGCTTCAAGGTCTACGACGCCAGCGGCGGCAGCTCCCAGCAGGTCGCCGACATCTGGCCGAGCATGCTCACCACGGACAACGGCTGCGCGGTCGCCAAGGCGGTCCGGGTCGGCAACACCTGGAAGCTCGAAGTCATCAACGTGACGGGCAAGATCAAGCAGGGCGACCAGCTGGCCCTGATGCGCTTCGCCGCGAGCAAGTAG
- the rodA gene encoding rod shape-determining protein RodA — MTGANSFQVSGYGPARAGWTRLLARDSLARRLDWPILFSALALSLIGSVLVFSATRNRTEINQGDPYYFLIRHLMNTGIGFALMIGTVWVGHRTLRTAVPLLYGASLLLILLVLTPLGSTVNGAHSWIVIGGGFSLQPSEFVKITIILGMAMLLAARVDAGDKPYPDHRTVLQALGLAAVPMLIVMLMPDLGSVMVMVIIVLGLLLASGASNRWVFGLLGAGAAGAITVWQLHILDEYQIARFAAFANPSLDPAGVGYNTNQARIAIGSGGLTGAGLFHGSQTTGQFVPEQQTDFVFTVAGEELGFVGAGLIIVLLGVVLWRACRIARETTELYGTIVAAGIVAWFAFQSFENVGMTLGIMPVTGLPLPFVSYGGSSMFATWVAVGLLQSIRVQRPMSA, encoded by the coding sequence ATGACCGGGGCGAACAGCTTCCAGGTCTCCGGGTACGGCCCCGCGCGCGCGGGCTGGACCCGGCTGCTGGCCCGCGACTCGCTCGCCCGCCGGCTGGACTGGCCGATACTGTTCTCGGCCCTCGCCCTGTCCCTGATCGGCTCGGTCCTGGTCTTCTCGGCGACCCGCAACCGCACCGAGATCAACCAGGGCGACCCGTACTACTTCCTGATCCGCCACCTCATGAACACCGGCATAGGGTTCGCCCTGATGATCGGCACGGTGTGGGTCGGCCACCGCACCCTGCGCACCGCCGTGCCCCTGCTCTACGGCGCCTCGCTCCTCCTGATCCTGCTGGTCCTCACCCCGCTGGGCTCCACGGTCAACGGCGCCCACTCCTGGATCGTGATCGGCGGCGGCTTCTCGCTCCAGCCCTCGGAGTTCGTGAAGATCACGATCATCCTGGGCATGGCGATGCTGCTCGCGGCCCGGGTCGACGCGGGCGACAAGCCCTATCCCGACCACCGCACCGTGCTCCAGGCCCTGGGCCTCGCCGCCGTACCGATGCTCATCGTGATGCTCATGCCCGACCTCGGGTCGGTCATGGTCATGGTCATCATCGTGCTCGGGCTGCTGCTCGCCTCCGGCGCCTCCAACCGATGGGTCTTCGGGCTGCTCGGCGCGGGTGCGGCCGGCGCGATCACGGTCTGGCAGCTGCACATCCTGGACGAGTACCAGATCGCCCGCTTCGCCGCCTTCGCCAACCCGAGCCTCGACCCGGCGGGCGTCGGCTACAACACGAACCAGGCGCGGATCGCCATCGGTTCGGGAGGCCTGACGGGCGCGGGCCTGTTCCACGGTTCGCAGACCACCGGCCAGTTCGTGCCGGAGCAGCAGACCGACTTCGTCTTCACCGTCGCCGGCGAGGAGCTGGGCTTCGTCGGCGCGGGCCTGATCATCGTCCTGCTCGGGGTCGTCCTGTGGCGGGCCTGCCGGATCGCCCGTGAGACGACCGAGCTGTACGGCACGATCGTGGCCGCCGGAATCGTGGCGTGGTTCGCCTTCCAGTCCTTCGAGAACGTCGGCATGACCCTCGGGATCATGCCGGTCACCGGTCTGCCGCTGCCGTTCGTGTCCTATGGAGGATCGTCGATGTTCGCTACGTGGGTCGCGGTGGGGTTGCTGCAGTCGATCAGAGTGCAGCGGCCGATGTCGGCGTAG